Within the Rhizobium grahamii genome, the region GTTCGAGCGTGCGTTTATGTGGACAAAGCATCACAAGAAGAAAAAGATCGGTCGTTTCGTGGTTCCGGCCATGACGGTCGCCTTTCTTTCCTACTTCGGCTATCATTGCATTCACGGTGATTACGGTCTGCGGGCAACCGAAGCGTTCGAGCGCCAGCGGATTACGCGTGAAAAGGAGTTGGCGGTTCTGAAAGGTAAGCGCGAGCATCTTGAAAAGCAGGTCGCGCTGCTGAGCGACGGTTCGATGGACAAGGATATGCTGGACGAAAAAGCGCGTCTTCAGCTTAATGTTTCTCGTGCCGACGAAGTCGTCATATTCAATCATTATTCCAATTAACCGAAATTCAGTTAATCGAAATAAATTCATATTTATCAGTAGTTTACTGGTGAATACGAGCCATGCATTTATGGCATTGCTGTGGCCAAATTTCTTCCCTATGGTGTGCGCCACCAAAGAACCGACAAACCCATAGGGAGGGTTGAATGGCGCCGCGAAAGAACGCGACCGTTTCCAGCCGTAAAACAAGCGCAAAGCCGGCAAACAGGGCATCCAATGGTGGTCCCGTTGCCGATTTCTCGCGTGATGAAGAGCTCAGCGCTTATCGCGACATGCTGCTGATCCGCCGCTTCGAAGAGAAGGCCGGTCAGCTTTACGGCATGGGCTTCATTGGCGGTTTCTGTCACCTTTATATTGGCCAGGAAGCTGTCGTCGTCGGCATGCAGATGGCGCAGAAGGAAGGCGATCAGGTCATCACCGCCTATCGCGATCACGGCCACATGCTGGCAACCGGCATGAGCGCGCGTGGCGTCATGGCCGAGTTGACTGGCCGCCGCGGCGGTTATTCGCGCGGCAAGGGCGGCTCGATGCACATGTTCTCGAAAGAGAAGCATTTCTACGGCGGTCACGGCATCGTCGGTGCTCAGGTCTCGCTCGGAACGGGTCTTGCCTTCGCGAACCGCTATCGTGGCAACGACAGCGTCTCCGTCGCTTACTTCGGTGACGGCGCCGCCAACCAGGGCCAGGTCTACGAGAGCTTCAACATGGCTGCTCTCTGGAAGCTCCCGATCATCTACATCGTCGAAAACAACCGTTACGCCATGGGTACCTCGACCGCCCGTGCAACCGCGCAGTCGAACTACTCGCTCCGCGGCTCGGGCTTCGGCATCCCCGGTATTCAGGTTGACGGTATGGACGTTCGCGCCGTCAAGGCTGCTGCGGACGAAGCCCTCGAGCATTGCCGCTCCGGCAAGGGACCGATCATCCTTGAGATGCTGACCTATCGTTACCGTGGTCACTCGATGTCGGACCCGGCGAAGTACCGCACGAAGGAAGAAGTGCAGAAAATGCGCTCCGAGCAGGATCCGATCGAGCAGGTCAAGGCGCGCCTCATCGAAAAGGGCTGGGCCTCGGAAGACGATCTCAAGGCGATCGACAAGGACGTCCGCGATATCGTAGCCGACAGCGCCGACTTCGCCCAGGCCGATCCGGAGCCGGATGCATCCGAACTCTACACTGACATTCTGCTGTAATCGGGGAGGGTAGACCCATGCCAATCGATATTCTCATGCCCGCCCTCTCTCCGACGATGGAAGAAGGCACGCTTTCCAAGTGGCTCAAGCAGGAAGGCGACACCGTCAAGTCTGGTGACGTAATCGCTGAAATCGAAACCGACAAGGCGACGATGGAAGTCGAAGCCGTCGACGAAGGCGTCATCGGTAAGCTGCTGGTTCCGGCCGGCACTGAAAACGTGAAGGTCAATGCCAAGATCGCGGTCCTGCTTCAGGACGGTGAATCGGCATCCGACATCTCGGCTGCGCCTGCCGCTGCAGCACCAGCTCCGGCTGCTGCGCCTCAGGCCGCTGAAGCGCCTGTCGCCGCTCAGGCTCCGGTTCCGGCTGAACCGAAGGCAGTTGTTCCGAACGATCCGGAAATCCCGGCAGGCACCGAAATGGTCTCCATGACCGTGCGCGAAGCACTTCGCGACGCCATGGCCGAAGAAATGCGCGCCGACGACAACGTCTTCGTCATGGGCGAGGAAGTTGCCGAATACCAGGGCGCCTACAAGGTCACCCAGGGTCTTCTGCAGGAATTCGGCGCTCGCCGCGTCATCGACACCCCGATCACCGAGCACGGCTTTGCCGGCGTCGGCGTCGGCGCTGCGATGTCCGGCCTGAAGCCGATCGTCGAGTTCATGACCTTCAACTTCGCCATGCAGGCGATCGACCAGATCATCAACTCTGCTGCCAAGACGCTCTACATGTCCGGCGGCCAGATGGGCGCTCCGATCGTGTTCCGTGGTCCGAACGGCGCGGCTGCGCGCGTCGGCGCCCAGCACAGCCAGGACTACTCGGCCTGGTACAGCCAGATCCCGGGCCTCAAGGTCGTCATGCCCTACACGGCATCCGACGCCAAGGGCCTGCTCAAGGCCGCCATCCGCGATCCGAACCCGGTCGTCTTCCTAGAGAACGAAATCCTCTACGGTCAGCATTTCGATGTGCCGAAGATGGATAATTTCGTTCTTCCGATCGGGAAGGCCCGCATCCACCGTCCGGGCAAGGACGTCACCATCGTCTCCTTCGGCATCGGCATGACCTATGCGACCAAGGCTGTCGCCGAGCTCGAGAAGATCGGCATCGACGCCGAACTGATCGACCTGCGCACGCTGCGCCCGATGGACCTTCCGACCGTGATCGAATCGGTCAAGAAGACCGGCCGCCTGGTGACTGTCGAGGAAGGCTATCCGCAGAACTCCGTCGGCACAGAAATCGCCACGCGCGTCATGCAGCAGGCCTTCGACTATCTCGATGCGCCGGTTCTGACGATCGCCGGCAAGGACGTTCCGATGCCTTACGCCGCCAACCTCGAGAAGCTCGCTCTGCCGAGTGTCGACGAAGTCGTGCAGGCCGTGAAGGCCGTCTGCTACAAGTAACAAGGGAAGGGTATTTCGATGCCTATCAACATCACGATGCCTGCCCTGTCTCCGACCATGGAAGTGGGCAACCTCGCCAAGTGGCTGGTCAAGGAAGGCGATACGGTCAAATCAGGCGATGTCATCGCCGAGATCGAGACCGACAAGGCGACGATGGAAGTCGAAGCGGTTGACGAGGGCGTTGTTGCCAAGCTCGTCGTTCCTGCCGGCACCGAAGGCGTCAAGGTCAACGCGCTGATTGCCGTTCTCGCCGCTGACGGCGAAGACGTCGCCGCTGCCGCAAGCGGCGCCGGCTCGGCGGCTCCGGCTCCGAAGGCTGCGGAAGCGCCGAAGGCGGAAGCGAAGAGCGAAGCCGCTCCGGCGCCTGCTGCCGCGCCTGCCGCAGCAGCGGCTCCAGCCGCAGCACCTGCTGCTGCATCTGCATCTGCATCTGGAAACCGCACCTTCTCCTCGCCGCTCGCACGTCGTCTGGCCAAGGAAGCCGGTATCGATCTCTCGGCCATCGCCGGCTCCGGCCCGCATGGCCGCGTCGTCAAGAGCGACGTCGAGGCTGCCGTATCGGGCGGCGGCGCAAAGGCTGCTCCGGCTGCCGCAGCATCGCAGGCTGCTGCGTCCGCTCCGGCCGCTGCTCCCAAGGGCGCATCGGACGAGACGGTTCTCAAGCTGTTCGAGCCCGGCTCCTACGAGCTCGTGCCGCATGACGGCATGCGCAAGGTCATTGCCAAGCGCCTGGTCGAATCCAAGCAGACCGTGCCGCACTTCTACGTCACCGTCGATTGCGAGCTCGATGCGCTCATGTCGCTGCGCGCCCAGCTCAACGACGCCGCACCCCGCAAGGATGGTGCCCCGGCCTACAAGCTGTCGGTCAACGACATGGTCATCAAGGCCATGGCGCTTGCCCTTCGCGACGTTCCGGATGCGAACGTCTCCTGGACCGAAGCCAACATGGTCAAGCACAAGCACGCCGATGTCGGCGTTGCCGTGTCGATCCCCGGCGGCCTGATCACCCCGATCATCCGCAAGGCCGAGGAGAAGACCCTGTCGGCGATCTCCAACGAGATGCGCGACCTCGGCAAGCGCGCCAAGGACCGCAAGCTGAAGCCCGAGGAATATCAGGGCGGCACCTCGTCGGTCTCCAACATGGGCATGATGGGCGTCAAGCAGTTCGCTGCCGTCATCAACCCGCCGCACGCAACGATCCTCGCGGTCGGCGCGGGCGAGCAGCGCCCCGTGGTCAAGAACGGTCAGCTGGCTGTCGCTACCGTGATGACGGTTACGCTGTCGACCGACCATCGCTGCGTCGATGGTGCTCTTGGTGCGGAGTTGCTGCAGGCGTTCAAGGGCTACATCGAAAACCCGATGGGTATGCTCGTCTGAGACCGAAGCGGAGGCGGAAATGACGAAGACCGTTCTTTGCTATGGTGACTCGCTGACCTGGGGCTATGACGCCGACACGATCGGACGTCATGCCTACAAGGATCGTTGGCCAAGTGCGCTTCAGGCGGCACTTGGCAACGATGTCAGGATCATCGTTGAAGGATTGAACGGCCGGACCACCGCCTTCGACGACCATCTGGCCGATTGCGACCGGAACGGTGCACGCATCCTGCCGACGATCCTGCAGACGCATGCGCCGCTGGATCTGGTCATTCTGTTGCTTGGCACCAATGACATGAAGCCTGTCGTGGCAGGGTCGGCTTTCGCCGCCTGCCAGGGCATTGCGCGGTTGGTGCGTCTCATCCGCAATCACGCTTGGCCCTTCGAATTCGATGGGCCGGACATCCTGATCGTTGCGCCGCCGAAGATCCGCGAAACGGCGAATGTGCCGTTTGCGGCGTCCTTTGTCGGTGGCATCGAGGAGTCGGCGAAGCTTGCAACCCTCTATCGCGATCTCGCGGACGAGCTCGGCTGCGGATTCTTTGACGGCAACTCCGTGGCGAAGACGACACCGGTGGATGGCATCCATCTCGACGCGGACAATACCCGCGCTCTCGGGCGCGGCATGGAATCGACTGTGCGGATGATGCTGGGGCTTTGAGGATGGGATCCTTCGTTTCGCTTCGTTCCGCGACGCGGGAAGATGCGACGGAGCTGGCTTTACTCACGGATATCGCCTCGCATGGTTTCGCCTCCTGGCTATGGCTCTCGGAGCTCGGAAACGGCGGCGGCGATACGCCGATGGAACGGGGACGGCAAAAGCTGCGCGGCGACCAGGGGCAGGGCAACTGGAGCGACGCGGTAATTGCCGAAGCTTATGGCGAGATCGCGGGAGCTGCGATCGGCTATGGTCTCGGCGAAGGCATACGGAATATCGAGGCGGATCGCCCGGCGCTGAGACCGGTCATCGATCTGCAGAAAATGGTGGTGGGAAGCTGGTTTATCGCAACGCTCGGTGTCTACAGCCATCTGCGTGGCATCGGGATCGGTCGACGGCTTCTCATGGATCAGATTGAACGCGCGGAAAATGCGCCGGTCAGCCTGATTACCGCAGGTTACAACGAGGCGGCTCTGTCGCTTTACAAGAAGAATGGATTTTCGGAGGCGGCGCGAGCGGATGCCGTAGCCTTTTTCGAAACCGGCAGGAAACACGAGTGGGTGCTTCTCACCCGCGACGCCCGATAACAAAGGCAGGAAAACATGGCTGAGAATTACGACGTCATCATCATCGGTTCGGGCCCCGGCGGCTATGTCGCCGCCGTGCGCGCCAGCCAGCTTGGCCTCAAGACCGCGATCGTCGAGCGCGAGCACCTGGGCGGGATCTGCCTGAACTGGGGCTGCATCCCGACGAAGGCGCTGCTGCGCTCGGCCGAGGTTCTCGACCACGCAAACCACGCCAAGGATTACGGCCTCGTCCTCGAGGGCAAGATGTCGGCCGACGTCAAGGCTGTCGTCGCCCGCTCGCGCGGCGTCTCGGCGCGGCTGAACGGCGGTGTCGGCTTCCTGATGAAAAAGAACAAGGTCGATGTGATCTGGGGCGAAGCCACGATCACCAAGCCAGGCGAGATCGTCGTCGGCAAGTCCTCCAAGCCCGTCGTAGAGCCGCAGAACCCGGTTCCGAAGAACATCAAGGGCGAGGGCACCTACAATGCCAAGCACATCATCATCGCCACAGGCGCCCGCCCGCGCGCGCTGCCGGGCATCGAGCCCGATGGCAAGCTGATCTGGACCTATTTCGAGGCGATGAAGCCGGCAGCGCTGCCGAAGTCGCTGATCGTCATGGGCTCGGGTGCGATCGGTATCGAATTCGCCAGCTTCTACCGCTCGATGGGCGTCGACGTCACCGTCGTCGAGGTTATGCCGACGATCATGCCGGTCGAGGACGTCGAAGTCACGGCGATCGCCCGCAAGCAGCTCGAAAAGCGCGGCATGAAGATCATCACCAGCGCCAAGATCACCAAGGTCGAGAAGGCCGCCGACAGCATCACCGCGCATGTCGAGACAGCGGATGGCAAGGTCCAGCAGATCGTTGCTGACCGCATGATCTCGGCCGTCGGCGTGCAGGGCAACATCGAAAATCTCGGCCTCGAAGCCGTTGGCGTCAAGACGGATCGCGGTTGCGTCGTCATCGACGGCTACGGCAAGACCAACATCGCCGGCATCTATGCCATCGGCGACGTCGCCGGCCCGCCGATGCTTGCGCACAAGGCCGAGCATGAGGGCGTCGTCTGCGTCGAAAAGATCGCCGGCCTGCCGAACGTCCACCCGACCGACAAGGGCAAGGTTCCCGGCTGCACCTACTGCCACCCGCAGGTCGCCTCCGTCGGTCTCACGGAAGCCAAGGCCAAGGAATTGGGCCGCGACATCCGCGTCGGCCGCTTCTCCTTTGCCGCCAACGGCAAGGCGATCGCGCTCGGTGAGGACCAGGGCCTCTGCAAGGTGATCTTCGACAAGAAGACCGGCGAACTGCTCGGCGCCCACATGGTCGGCGCCGAAGTCACCGAACTGATCCAGGGCTTCGTCGTCGCCATGAACCTGGAGACGACCGAGGAAGAACTGATGCACACCATCTTCCCGCATCCGACTGTTTCCGAAACGATGAAGGAAGCGGTTCTGGATGCCTATGGTCGTGTCCTGAACGCTTGATAATTTTCTTCGCCGCTCTCTATGACGGATTGGATCACATCCGATCCCGGACTGGAAAAAGCGAAAGGAAATCATCATGTCTATGGGTACGCAGGCACTGCTTATCTTCCTCCTGATCGGTCTGGTCGCGGGGTTCCTCGCCAGCCTGATCGTCGGCGGAGGCGGATTGATACGGTGCCTGCTGAGCGGCATCATCGGTGCGTTTGTTGGAGGCTTTCTCTTCAACGCGCTCGGCATATCGCTCGGTATCGATAATGCGCTTGTGGTGCAGATCATTCATGCCACGGTCGGTGCCATCATCGTGGTTCTGATCGCAAGGGCGATAGCGTAAGGGGCGAGGGCAGGATGGACGGCGTAGGCTTGATCGCAACGATCATCATTGGCGGCCTTGCGGGTTGGCTGGCAGGCATTCTGATGAGCATCCGCTTCGGTGTTCTGATGAACATCATCATCGGCATTGTCGGCGCAGTGCTCGCAAGCGCGATCTTCGCTCGTGCGGGCATCTATGTCGCCAGCGGTTGGCTGGGTTACCTTGTGACGGGTTTCGTCGGCTCGTGCATCTTGCTATTTATGGCAAAACTCGTCAGACGCTGACGAAGACGGCCGCGTCCGGCGGTTTGAAGGCAGGTTATTGATGGTAACTATTCTCGACAGGATCAATCCAGACGCTGAAAAGCGCGTGCGTCACCCGGAGAAGGCCCATAAGCCCGATCAGGAAGTCATGCGCAAGCCGGATTGGATCCGCGTCAAGGCGCCGACCTCCAAGGGCTACGCCGAGACCCGCTCGATCGTGAAGGAGCACAAGCTCGTCACCGTCTGCGAGGAGGCCGGCTGCCCCAATATCGGCGAGTGCTGGGACAAGAAGCACGCGACCTTCATGATCATGGGCGAGATCTGTACCCGCGCCTGTGCCTTCTGCAATGTCTCGACCGGCAAGCCGAATGCACTCGATATGGCCGAGCCCGAGAACGTCGCCAAGGCCGTCAAGCAGATGGGCCTCAGCCATGTGGTCATCACGTCGGTTGACCGCGACGACCTGGAAGACGGTGGTGCCGAGCACTTCGAGAAGGTGATCTGGGCGATCCGCGCTGCATCGCCTGCGACGACTATCGAAATCCTGACGCCCGACTTCCTGAAGAAGCCCGGTGCTCTCGAGCGCGTCGTTGCAGCCAAGCCCGATGTCTTCAACCACAACATGGAGACCGTGCCGGGCAACTACCTGACCGTTCGCCCAGGCGCACGCTATTTCCACTCCATCCGCCTGCTGCAGCGCGTGAAGGAACTGGATCCAACCATGTTCACCAAGTCGGGCATCATGGTCGGCCTCGGCGAAGAGCGAAACGAAGTGCTGCAGTTGATGGACGACCTGCGCACTGCCGACGTCGACTTCCTGACGATCGGCCAATACCTGCAGCCGACCCGCAAGCACCACAAGGTCATGAGCTTCGTCACGCCTGACGAATTCAAGTCCTACGAGACGGTTGCCTACACCAAAGGCTTCCTGATGGTGGCTTCGAGCCCGCTGACCCGTTCGTCACATCATGCCGGCGATGATTTCGCCCGCCTCAAGGCCGCGCGCGAGAAAAAGCTGCTGATCGCAGCGGAATAATCAACGAGCGCTTGCAATTTTCGAAAGCCGCGGCGATTTTCCCGCGGCTTTTTTGTTTGCGGAGGCGAAGAGAAATGCCGGCTTACATCGAGGATACGCGGAAAGCCGCGGGCCTGCTCAGGCAGTCCGCGCGCATCATGATCATCGGCTGCTCCGGCGGCGGCAAGAGCACTTTGTCGCGAAAGGTCAGTCGTAGGCTCGATCTTCCTTATTTCTCGATGGACAAGGAGTTCTTCTGGCTTCCGGGTTGGATCAAGCGCTCGAAGGACGAAGAGCGTCGCCTGATCACCGAAGTTGTCGCGGGCGAACGTTGGCTGATGGACGGAACCGGTCCGTCGACCTTCGACCTTCGTCTCCCGCGTGCCGAGCTTGTTGTCTGGGTTCGAATGCCGCGCTGGCTTTGCTTGTGGGGCATCTGCAAACGCGCATTCTTCCATTTTGGCAGGACAAGGCCCGATATGGCGCCCGGCTGCGTGGAGCGCCTACCGGACCGGGAGTTCCTGACTTACATCTGGACATTCGAGAAGCGCCTTACGCCTCTGGTAATCGCCGGACTCGACAGGCATGGGCCTGATGTCCCCGTTTTTCAGCTGAAAAGCCGCCGCGAGGTAAACCATCTTCTTGATCTTCTCGGCGCTCCAACTTAACTGCCGGTCATGCCTCAGTTCGAAACGCATCGCCCCGTCCCGCATTCCGCCGATCAGATGTTCGACCTCGTCGCCGACGTCGAGCACTATCCGCAATTCCTTCCGCTCTGCGAGGCGCTGAGCATCCGCAGCCGCAAGGAACGTGACGGCAAGGTTCTGCTGATCGCCGACATGACCGTCGGCTACAAGGCGATCCGCGAGACCTTCACGACGCAGGTGCTGTTGAACCGGGCTGAACGCGTCATCGAGGTCAAATATATCGACGGGCCATTCCGTTATCTCGACAATCGCTGGCGCTTCGAGGATACGGCTACGGGCAGCAACGTCCACTTCTTCATCGATTACGAGTTCAAGAGCCGTATCCTCGGCGCGGTCATGGGCTCGATGTTCGATCGCGCCTTCCGCATGTTCTCGGAAGCCTTCGAAACGCGGGCGACAAAAATCTACGGCTGAGCCAGTTCCCGGATCATGCTGAGCGCGGTTCTGACTGTCGCGAGACGCACTTCGGCGCGACCGATGTCGCCATAGAGCATCTTCCGATGAAGGAGGCCGCCTGTACGCGACTTGGCGGCGAGGTGGACCAGTCCGACCGGCTTTTGAGCCGATCCGCCGCCAGGTCCCGCGATGCCGGTAACAGCGACCGCAATGGCTGCGCGGGAGCGGAAGAGGGCCCCATGCACCATCTGCCGCGCCGTCTCTTCCGAGACTGCGCCGAACCGGATCAGCGTCTCCTCCTGCACGCCAAGCATCTCCATCTTGGCGGTGTTCGTGTAGGTGACGAAACCCCTGTCCACGACGGCCGACGATCCTGAAATCTCGGTCAGGACGCCGGCTATCAGCCCGCCAGTACAGGACTCCGCCGTCGACACCATCAGGCCCGAGGCTGCGAAGTCGCGAATGATTGCCTCTGCGTGCGCGATGATATCGTCTGGGAAGATACTCATATCAGAGGCTCCGATAGACGACAGTCGCGGTGGCGATCGCCGCGATACCCTCGCGCCGGCCGACGAAGCCGATCGTCTCGTTCGTCGTTGCCTTTACCGAGCAGCGGTCGATGGTGATGCCAAGAAATTCGGACAGCTTGGCGCGCATCTCGTCGCGATGCGGCCCGACCTTCGGCGCCTCGGCGATCAGCGACACGTCGGCATTCATGATCGTTCCGCCGCGTTCGCGTACGATCTTTGCTGCGTGCTCGATGAAGATGCGCGACGGCGCACCTTTCCATTGCGGATCCGACGGCGGAAAATGATCACCGATATCGCCGGCGCCGCAAGTGGCGAGCAGCGCGTCCGTCAAAGCGTGCAGCGCCACGTCCGCGTCGGAGTGGCCTTTCAGCGTTTGGTCGTGCGGAATGAAGACGCCGCAGAGCGTCACGCCGTCGCCAGGCACGAGTTGGTGGACGTCGTAACCGTTGCCGGTGCGCACATCCGGAAGGGCGGTGAGGGAGAGTCGTTCGTCAGCCATTGCAATGTCACGCTTCACTGTGAGTTTCACGTTGTCGACGCTGCCGTCGACGATCTTGACCGGAATACCGGCCCACTCCGCGATTGCGGCGTCATCGGTAAAGTCCGTCTTCCTTGCTGCAGCCGCGTCTTCATGGGCGGCGAGGATCTTATTGTACTTGAAGGATTGCGGTGTCTGCGCCGCATAGAGACGTGTCCGCGGGACTGTATCTACGACAGCGCCGTTCTCGTCCGACCGCTTCAGCGTATCCGCAACGGGAATTGCCGGCAGCACGGCCGGCGTACCTGCGGAAAGCGCCTCGGCAATGCGCTCCAGCAGGGCGAGGTCAAAGAATGGCCGGACGGCATCGTGGATGAGGACGTCGGTTACATCCTTGCCCCTCAACGCACGCAAGCCGGCAAGCACCGACTGCTGCCGCGTCGCCCCACCGTGAACGGTAGAGATATCAGCACCATCCTCTACAAAGCTCAGCGCGTTTGCGAACAGAGTCTCGTCGTCGGGATGAATGACCACAACGATGTGGGTGGTCGATGGCCAGCGCCGGAACATCTCGAGCGTATGAGCGATGACCGGCTTTCCACCGATCGAACGGTATTGCTTGGGGCCCTCGAACGACGCGCCCGCACGTTCGCCGCGGCCGGCGGCAACCACGACAATCCCCGCCGATATCGGTTGCTTTTGATGCATTTGCGGCATAAATCCCCAGAAAATGGAATGCTTTGCATAGGTGCTCTAACGGCTTGGCGCACCGATTTCCAGCATCTGCCCGAAAAATGTCAATTCGAGCGCAGCCCTCTTGGCAAGCCTCTCAAACCTGTCTAAAAATAATGCACGAAAACGGCGTGCCTGAAAGATAATCAATTGTCTGACATAGACCTCGCATCCCCTCTGCGGATCGGAAATGTAGGTATTCGCAATCGCGTCGTCCTGGCACCCATGTCCGGCGTTACAGATATGCCTTTCCGTCAGCTGGCCTGGCGTTACGGCGCTGGCCTTGTTGTCACCGAGATGGTGGCAAGTCGCGAACTCGTCAACAGCACCTCGGAATCGTGGGCGCGGCTTGAGGCCGCCGGCTTTCGGCCGCACATGGTCCAGCTTGCCGGGCGCGAGGCGCATTGGATGGCGGAGGCGGCGAAGATCGCTGCCGACCACGGCGCGGATATCATTGACATCAACATGGGATGCCCGGCGAAAAAGGTCATCGGCGGCTATTCCGGCTCAGCGTTAATGCGCGACCCTGATCATGCGCTTCAGTTGATTGAAGCGACCGTGAAGGCGGTCGACGTGCCAGTCACGTTGAAGATGCGACTGGGTTGGGACGAAAATTCGCTAAATGCGCCTGATATCGCCAAACGTGCCGAAGACGCAGGCGTTCAGTTGATCACGATCCATGGTCGGACGCGTATGCAGTTTTACGAGGGGCGTGCCGATTGGGACGCGATCCGCGCCGTCCGCGATGTCATTTCCGTACCGCTCGTCGCCAATGGCGACGTCGAAACCGTGCAGGACGCCAAGGAAATATTGCGCCGCTCGGGAGCAGACGCAGTGATGATCGGACGCGGCAGTCAGGGGCGTCCCTGGCACGTCGGCGCCATCGCGGGCGCGAAAGCACCGGCGTCGGCCGATATTCCCTCTATTGTCATCGAGCACTACCGGATGATGATCGAGTTCTACGGCGCAGCGGTTGCCGTCAGGCACGCACGCAAGCATCTCGGCTGGTATCTGGACCGCTTTGCGCCTGCGCTGCCTCAGGATGAGAAGGCGGCAATCATGACCGCGCGCGACCAGAAAGAGGTCGTCGAGCGTCTGGAGCACGCCTTTACATCCACGGCACCGAACACAAGAACGCAGGAGGCTGCATGACATCCGATGTGCCGTTCTCTGCCGATCAGGGCGGCAGTTCAGTCGCCATGGCCGTGCTTAACGCCATTCAGAACCCCGTGGTGATGGTCAATGACGCGGGCCTTGTGTCCTTTGCGAACTGGGAAGCGGAGGCCTTCTTTGGAGCCAGCGCCTCTCATCTTGCCCGATACAAGATTTCGACCTTCATTCCTTTCGGAAGCCCGCTTCTGGCATTGATCGACCAGGTCCGCGAACGCAGAGCGCCGATCAGCGAGTATCGCGTCGATCTCAGTTCGCCTCGTTTGGGCCAGGACAAGCTGGTCGACATCTATGTCGCGCCTGTCATCAGCGAGCCCGGCTGCGTCGTGATCGTCTTCCAGGAGCGCTCGATGGCCGACAAGATCGATCGCCAGCTGACGCATCGTGCGGCCGCGCGTTCGGTAACCGGTCTTGCGTCCATGCTTGCGCACGAAATCAAGAATCCGCTGTCAGGCATTCGCGGCGCGGCCCAGCTTCTTGAGCAGTCGGTGATCGATGATGATCGGGCACTGACACGCTTGATCTGCGACGAGACCGACAGAATCGTGTCGCTTGTCGATCGCATGGAGGTCTTCTCGGATGAACGCCCTGTCGATCGCGTGCCCGTCAACATTCACTCGGTGCTCGATCATGTGAAGGCGGTGGCGAAGGCAGGATTTGCCCGTCATTTACGTATCACAGAAAACTACGATCCTTCGCTGCCCTCCGTCTATGCGAATCGCGATCAGCTCGTCCAAGTGTTTCTCAACCTCGTCAAGAACGCCGCAGAAGCGATCGGCGACCGGCCGGACGGTGAGATCGTCCTGACGACGGCTTATCGTCCAGGCATCCGCCTTTCGGTGGCGGGCACGCGTGAGAAGATCTCGTTGCCGTTGGAGTTCTGCGTGCAGGACAACGGCCCGGGTGTTCCGTCCGATCTTCTGCCGCACCTGTTTGATCCATTTATTACGACGAAGACCAACGGCAGCGGTCTGGGCCTCGCACTTGTCGCCAAGATCATTGGTGATCATGGCGGCATTATCGAGTGCGACAGCCAGAGCAATCGCACGACGTTCCGTGTTCTCATGCCTGCTTCCAAGGATGCGT harbors:
- a CDS encoding pyruvate dehydrogenase complex E1 component subunit beta translates to MPIDILMPALSPTMEEGTLSKWLKQEGDTVKSGDVIAEIETDKATMEVEAVDEGVIGKLLVPAGTENVKVNAKIAVLLQDGESASDISAAPAAAAPAPAAAPQAAEAPVAAQAPVPAEPKAVVPNDPEIPAGTEMVSMTVREALRDAMAEEMRADDNVFVMGEEVAEYQGAYKVTQGLLQEFGARRVIDTPITEHGFAGVGVGAAMSGLKPIVEFMTFNFAMQAIDQIINSAAKTLYMSGGQMGAPIVFRGPNGAAARVGAQHSQDYSAWYSQIPGLKVVMPYTASDAKGLLKAAIRDPNPVVFLENEILYGQHFDVPKMDNFVLPIGKARIHRPGKDVTIVSFGIGMTYATKAVAELEKIGIDAELIDLRTLRPMDLPTVIESVKKTGRLVTVEEGYPQNSVGTEIATRVMQQAFDYLDAPVLTIAGKDVPMPYAANLEKLALPSVDEVVQAVKAVCYK
- the pdhA gene encoding pyruvate dehydrogenase (acetyl-transferring) E1 component subunit alpha produces the protein MAPRKNATVSSRKTSAKPANRASNGGPVADFSRDEELSAYRDMLLIRRFEEKAGQLYGMGFIGGFCHLYIGQEAVVVGMQMAQKEGDQVITAYRDHGHMLATGMSARGVMAELTGRRGGYSRGKGGSMHMFSKEKHFYGGHGIVGAQVSLGTGLAFANRYRGNDSVSVAYFGDGAANQGQVYESFNMAALWKLPIIYIVENNRYAMGTSTARATAQSNYSLRGSGFGIPGIQVDGMDVRAVKAAADEALEHCRSGKGPIILEMLTYRYRGHSMSDPAKYRTKEEVQKMRSEQDPIEQVKARLIEKGWASEDDLKAIDKDVRDIVADSADFAQADPEPDASELYTDILL
- a CDS encoding pyruvate dehydrogenase complex dihydrolipoamide acetyltransferase; the encoded protein is MPINITMPALSPTMEVGNLAKWLVKEGDTVKSGDVIAEIETDKATMEVEAVDEGVVAKLVVPAGTEGVKVNALIAVLAADGEDVAAAASGAGSAAPAPKAAEAPKAEAKSEAAPAPAAAPAAAAAPAAAPAAASASASGNRTFSSPLARRLAKEAGIDLSAIAGSGPHGRVVKSDVEAAVSGGGAKAAPAAAASQAAASAPAAAPKGASDETVLKLFEPGSYELVPHDGMRKVIAKRLVESKQTVPHFYVTVDCELDALMSLRAQLNDAAPRKDGAPAYKLSVNDMVIKAMALALRDVPDANVSWTEANMVKHKHADVGVAVSIPGGLITPIIRKAEEKTLSAISNEMRDLGKRAKDRKLKPEEYQGGTSSVSNMGMMGVKQFAAVINPPHATILAVGAGEQRPVVKNGQLAVATVMTVTLSTDHRCVDGALGAELLQAFKGYIENPMGMLV
- a CDS encoding FtsB family cell division protein, producing MWTKHHKKKKIGRFVVPAMTVAFLSYFGYHCIHGDYGLRATEAFERQRITREKELAVLKGKREHLEKQVALLSDGSMDKDMLDEKARLQLNVSRADEVVIFNHYSN
- a CDS encoding GNAT family N-acetyltransferase; translated protein: MGSFVSLRSATREDATELALLTDIASHGFASWLWLSELGNGGGDTPMERGRQKLRGDQGQGNWSDAVIAEAYGEIAGAAIGYGLGEGIRNIEADRPALRPVIDLQKMVVGSWFIATLGVYSHLRGIGIGRRLLMDQIERAENAPVSLITAGYNEAALSLYKKNGFSEAARADAVAFFETGRKHEWVLLTRDAR
- a CDS encoding SGNH/GDSL hydrolase family protein; this translates as MTKTVLCYGDSLTWGYDADTIGRHAYKDRWPSALQAALGNDVRIIVEGLNGRTTAFDDHLADCDRNGARILPTILQTHAPLDLVILLLGTNDMKPVVAGSAFAACQGIARLVRLIRNHAWPFEFDGPDILIVAPPKIRETANVPFAASFVGGIEESAKLATLYRDLADELGCGFFDGNSVAKTTPVDGIHLDADNTRALGRGMESTVRMMLGL